From Spirosoma aerolatum, one genomic window encodes:
- a CDS encoding acyl-CoA carboxylase subunit beta yields the protein MQTLLDELAQRTAQTQLGGGLKKIEDQHQKGKLTARERIDYLTDSDKPFVEIGLFTGDGMYAEHGGCPSGGVVVGIGYVSGRQCVIVANDATVKAGAWFPITAKKNLRAQEIAMENRLPIIYLVDSAGVYLPLQNEVFADKEHFGRTFRNNAHLSAMGIFQVAAIMGSCVAGGAYLPIMSDEALIVEGTGSIFLAGPYLVKASIGEDVDAETLGGATTQTDISGVVDNKYPDDKSCLDAIKRMFDKLGHHESAGFDRVEPAAPAKNPEEIYQILPVDRVKPYDMQEIVDRLVDNSAFDAYKPGYGQSLLCGYARIDGWAVGIVANQRKVVKAKGRTGQAGEMQMGGVIYGDAADKAARFIMNCNQKRIPLVFLQDVSGFMVGSRAEQGGIIKDGAKMVSAMANSVVPKFTVVVGNSYGAGNYAMCGKAYDPRLMLAWPTAQMAVMSGASAAKTLLQIQVAAQKAKGQPMTSEEEQAQLTKIMDQYNAQLSPYYAAARLWVDAVIDPLQTRELISEGITAANHAPITKPFSVGVIQT from the coding sequence ATGCAAACCCTTCTTGACGAACTCGCTCAACGCACCGCTCAAACCCAACTGGGGGGTGGTCTGAAGAAAATAGAAGACCAGCACCAGAAAGGAAAACTAACGGCCCGCGAGCGCATCGACTACCTGACCGATTCAGATAAACCGTTTGTTGAAATCGGGCTATTTACCGGCGATGGTATGTATGCCGAACATGGTGGATGTCCGTCGGGAGGAGTGGTAGTGGGTATAGGCTATGTTTCGGGGCGTCAGTGTGTTATTGTCGCCAACGATGCGACTGTAAAAGCAGGCGCCTGGTTTCCGATTACGGCCAAGAAAAACCTTCGGGCACAGGAAATCGCGATGGAAAACAGGTTACCGATTATTTACCTGGTCGATAGTGCGGGGGTGTACTTGCCCTTACAAAATGAGGTATTTGCGGATAAGGAACACTTCGGCCGGACTTTCCGGAATAATGCGCACCTGTCGGCTATGGGCATTTTTCAGGTGGCGGCTATCATGGGTAGTTGTGTAGCGGGTGGTGCCTATCTGCCTATTATGTCCGATGAGGCTCTGATTGTAGAAGGGACAGGCTCTATTTTTCTGGCGGGGCCTTATCTGGTTAAAGCCTCTATAGGCGAAGATGTCGATGCCGAAACCCTGGGCGGAGCCACTACGCAGACTGACATTTCGGGTGTGGTCGATAATAAGTACCCTGATGATAAAAGCTGCCTGGATGCCATCAAGCGAATGTTCGATAAATTGGGCCACCACGAATCGGCTGGGTTTGATCGCGTTGAGCCCGCTGCTCCCGCTAAAAATCCAGAAGAGATTTACCAGATTCTGCCTGTTGATCGGGTTAAACCCTATGATATGCAGGAAATTGTGGATAGACTTGTGGATAACTCTGCTTTCGATGCATATAAACCCGGCTACGGCCAGTCGTTGCTATGTGGTTATGCTCGAATCGATGGCTGGGCGGTTGGTATTGTGGCGAATCAGCGAAAGGTGGTAAAGGCCAAAGGCCGGACAGGTCAGGCAGGGGAGATGCAGATGGGCGGAGTCATCTATGGCGATGCCGCCGATAAAGCCGCCCGGTTTATTATGAACTGCAATCAGAAGCGAATACCGCTGGTATTTCTACAGGATGTTTCGGGCTTTATGGTGGGTAGCCGGGCCGAACAGGGCGGGATTATTAAAGACGGTGCCAAAATGGTGAGTGCTATGGCCAATTCGGTCGTCCCGAAGTTTACGGTTGTGGTCGGGAATAGTTATGGAGCGGGCAATTATGCCATGTGTGGTAAAGCCTACGACCCCCGGCTGATGCTAGCCTGGCCTACCGCGCAGATGGCCGTTATGAGTGGCGCTTCGGCAGCCAAAACATTGCTTCAGATCCAGGTAGCGGCCCAGAAAGCCAAGGGCCAGCCCATGACCTCTGAGGAAGAACAGGCCCAACTGACTAAAATTATGGATCAGTATAATGCCCAGCTCTCGCCCTACTACGCAGCCGCCCGACTTTGGGTCGATGCAGTTATCGATCCATTACAAACCCGTGAACTTATTTCGGAAGGCATTACAGCCGCCAACCATGCACCCATCACAAAACCTTTTTCGGTAGGCGTGATTCAAACATAA
- a CDS encoding Uma2 family endonuclease, whose product MVVAEKRIISQEEYLTHERQALEKSEFFNGELIPMAGATFNHNRINENLSIIIGAFLEKASCQSFSSDMRVHLPATGLYAYPDIVIVCGEPELLPDGFDNLLNPVVLIEVMSEGTEDYDRGRKFLRYRSIPTFQEYILIDSQQVAVEAWRKNDLGQWTLAEQSTSLSGEFSIQTIKLSISLASVYARTIGLVTAKPV is encoded by the coding sequence ATGGTAGTAGCCGAAAAACGAATAATCAGCCAGGAAGAGTACCTGACCCATGAACGGCAGGCACTTGAGAAAAGCGAGTTTTTCAACGGCGAACTTATCCCTATGGCCGGTGCAACCTTTAATCACAATCGCATTAACGAAAATTTATCGATTATTATAGGAGCCTTTCTTGAAAAAGCTTCCTGTCAGTCATTTTCGTCGGATATGCGTGTTCACCTCCCGGCAACGGGCCTGTATGCCTATCCTGATATCGTCATTGTATGCGGAGAGCCTGAACTCTTGCCAGATGGATTTGACAACCTGTTGAATCCAGTTGTATTGATTGAGGTGATGTCGGAAGGAACGGAAGATTATGACCGAGGACGGAAGTTTCTACGTTATCGGAGCATACCCACATTTCAGGAGTATATTCTTATCGACTCGCAACAGGTAGCTGTAGAGGCCTGGCGTAAAAATGATCTTGGGCAATGGACGCTGGCTGAACAATCTACCAGCCTGTCTGGCGAATTTTCTATTCAAACGATTAAGCTGTCGATTTCGTTGGCGAGCGTATATGCCCGGACAATAGGGTTGGTTACTGCTAAACCCGTTTAA
- a CDS encoding MlaD family protein, translated as MKISQEVKVGLLAVVSLLMFYYGFRFLKGSDFFSSTNKYQVIYDNIDGLVPSNPVRINGLSVGRVKSIEILQNQGNKLLVTLELNKTIRVTQGSKAVLDDDGLLGGKLIKLSIDPKGATLEDGGMLVATKESGLSALIREKTLPVLNNVDSLTFQLNRVVAQFDQTGVMLKQTLQSANAGVKTLDLTIAENRAGLKATLANVSHLSASLVETEKMLKPILSKADTFADSLQGLQLKQTLLTVNKTVDNLQKILADVNNGRGSLGKLTSDEQLYRNVNATAASLEKLLTDLREHPKRYVQFSLFGKKEQPYTSPTPAASTTITTVIPADSTKK; from the coding sequence ATGAAAATTTCACAGGAAGTAAAGGTAGGCTTGTTGGCTGTTGTCTCGCTGCTGATGTTCTACTACGGATTTCGCTTTTTGAAAGGCTCTGATTTCTTTTCCTCAACGAATAAGTATCAGGTCATTTATGATAATATCGATGGGCTGGTGCCCTCAAACCCGGTTCGAATCAATGGCTTGTCAGTAGGTCGGGTAAAGAGCATAGAAATTTTACAGAACCAGGGTAACAAACTGCTGGTAACGCTGGAGTTAAATAAAACAATTCGGGTTACGCAGGGGTCTAAAGCAGTTCTGGACGACGATGGGCTGCTAGGCGGCAAATTGATTAAGCTGAGTATCGACCCGAAAGGGGCTACGCTGGAAGATGGGGGTATGCTGGTAGCGACAAAAGAGTCGGGCTTATCAGCACTAATTCGGGAAAAAACACTGCCTGTTCTGAACAATGTTGATTCGCTGACTTTTCAGCTCAATCGGGTTGTTGCTCAGTTCGACCAGACAGGGGTTATGCTTAAACAAACTCTTCAGAGTGCGAACGCTGGTGTGAAAACGCTCGACCTCACTATCGCTGAAAATCGGGCTGGTTTGAAAGCTACGCTGGCCAATGTAAGCCATTTGTCGGCCTCACTTGTTGAGACGGAGAAAATGCTTAAGCCCATACTTTCCAAAGCTGATACCTTTGCCGATTCGCTTCAGGGCCTGCAATTGAAACAAACGCTGTTGACGGTTAACAAAACGGTCGATAACCTGCAGAAGATTCTGGCCGATGTTAACAACGGACGGGGTTCGTTGGGTAAACTCACCTCAGACGAACAGCTCTATCGGAACGTGAACGCTACGGCCGCTAGTCTGGAAAAGCTCCTGACCGACCTGCGCGAACACCCTAAACGGTATGTTCAGTTTTCACTTTTTGGTAAGAAAGAGCAACCCTATACGTCTCCAACACCCGCAGCCAGCACAACCATCACCACCGTGATCCCGGCCGATTCGACGAAGAAGTAA
- a CDS encoding N-acetylmuramoyl-L-alanine amidase family protein, which translates to MTTLVFAIVPLLAMTSPDSLPFDLTQDSIQQVGSQDKEATQENDAPNQLRTIVLDAGHGGKDPGTHGRYAKEKTINLELVLLLGRKIKEKHPNVRVIYTRTSDHFVELLERGAIANRNRADLFISIHCNASPSSSRVYGTETYTLGLHRTQSNLDVARRENAVILQEKNYQQTYKGFDPNSPLATIMLANYQHAFIASSISFAEKLEKSFHFNANRKSNGVKQAGFIVLWKTTMPSVLIESGYLTNRDEEDYLRSEEGQEEMADAIYKAFARYKEEIEAGE; encoded by the coding sequence ATGACAACTTTGGTCTTCGCCATCGTACCATTACTGGCGATGACCAGTCCAGATTCGTTACCCTTCGACCTCACCCAGGATTCCATACAGCAGGTAGGTTCGCAGGATAAGGAAGCCACGCAGGAGAATGACGCCCCTAATCAGCTCCGAACCATCGTTCTGGATGCTGGTCATGGTGGTAAAGACCCTGGTACGCATGGCCGCTACGCCAAGGAGAAAACGATTAACCTGGAACTGGTTCTCTTACTAGGTCGCAAAATTAAGGAGAAGCACCCAAACGTTCGGGTCATTTATACGCGAACTTCGGACCATTTCGTCGAATTGTTGGAGCGCGGAGCTATTGCCAACCGCAACCGGGCCGATTTATTCATCTCGATTCACTGCAATGCCAGCCCATCGAGTAGTCGGGTATATGGCACTGAAACGTACACACTTGGGCTGCACCGTACCCAAAGCAACCTTGATGTCGCCCGTCGGGAAAATGCGGTTATCTTACAGGAAAAGAACTATCAACAGACCTACAAAGGCTTTGATCCGAACTCACCACTGGCTACCATCATGCTGGCCAATTATCAGCATGCCTTCATTGCCAGCAGCATCAGTTTTGCTGAAAAGCTGGAGAAAAGCTTTCATTTTAATGCCAATCGGAAGAGTAATGGCGTCAAGCAGGCCGGTTTTATCGTACTCTGGAAAACAACCATGCCCAGCGTTTTGATCGAGAGTGGTTACCTGACCAACCGTGACGAAGAAGATTACCTGCGTTCGGAAGAGGGGCAGGAAGAAATGGCGGATGCTATTTATAAAGCTTTTGCCCGGTATAAGGAAGAAATTGAAGCGGGTGAGTGA
- a CDS encoding putative LPS assembly protein LptD, producing MTVCLFWLLWAFTALGQQKTLPQLPAKGSIPPATVPAQRVPNKTRPGVVSPNTVRPQSTTSNSTDSLQVTANDTAKVDTTKGTDDFKTTVKYQAKDSTIYAADGQTVELFGDASVIYGDISLKADYIRLNYLTNEVYARGRYDSTTKKTIGRPIFQDGEGKYDTKEIRYNFKSQKGRIQGVVTQQGEGNIRGTTVKKDAEDNLYIGKAIYTTCNLAVPHFHINASKLKVIHNKQVVAGPFNLVINQIPLPIGLPFGFFPFPKRKEIGVSGLIVPQYGEEPNGRGFYLRDGGYYWAVSENLGLQFKGQIYSRGSWGLGVSSAYNKRYRFSGSVNLQFNRNRSGDRVDTTQSPRNDFSFTWSHSPVPRGRGSFSANVNVSSNSYNQFNSYNTQSYISNVAGSSVQYSRSFGQYARAGANIRVNQQFGQVNQQTGVRENGKTDVSSSFNFGINQISPFALKGGSGRWYESFRVGLDVSGSIGVSNTIRRQIDTTGLGFPVVTNLTTISTVQRIQDSITRANNLRLGIVTADPNLIAFSLPNLDRIWRNRTLQAQYSIPISLPNVKLLRYINLTPGFSLQGNIYTKKLKLDPGYNATHNDVKIDTVPGFFPSYNFSINASMNTRFYGTFFIRGKRVEAIRHTVAPSISFSYVPDFTNPKYGQFFVLEARGALANLPLYRRTISVFRGIDGGSTSASSTQSAFINFGIVNQLEMKVRTRSDSSGQDFKKIPIFDNLSINGSYNLLAPDYKLSPIAVSANTQIFKNISFNFSSTFDPYAYRAYGGTAAYYFATTTSPITPLSYSPSLQSLQEPYVDQQYTRVPNLYAFQAGQGLLRLTNLQAYVSARFAPKQADKPKSSPNASEATLKAINNNPELYVDFNIPWSMNVSYTFGLTKLTPQLSQVVQALTLTGDLSLTPKWKITIQTGYDFQFHSPTLTTIGINRDLHCWEMAFNWTPYSGNNFRSGNYSFDLRARSSILQELKLSRRRSFYDNGGFYGR from the coding sequence ATGACCGTCTGTCTCTTCTGGCTACTCTGGGCGTTTACGGCGCTGGGGCAACAAAAAACGCTGCCTCAACTACCCGCAAAAGGTAGTATTCCCCCAGCCACGGTACCCGCTCAGCGAGTACCCAACAAGACCAGGCCAGGTGTTGTGTCACCCAACACAGTTCGACCACAGTCTACAACGAGCAATAGCACTGATTCATTGCAAGTTACAGCAAACGATACGGCCAAAGTCGATACCACAAAAGGTACAGATGATTTTAAAACTACGGTCAAATACCAAGCCAAAGATTCAACTATTTATGCTGCCGATGGCCAAACCGTTGAATTATTTGGGGACGCCAGCGTCATATATGGTGATATTTCACTGAAAGCCGATTACATCCGTCTGAACTACCTGACCAATGAGGTATATGCCCGAGGACGCTACGATTCAACGACCAAAAAAACGATTGGAAGGCCTATTTTTCAGGATGGTGAAGGCAAGTACGATACCAAAGAAATACGATACAACTTCAAATCCCAAAAAGGACGAATTCAGGGAGTGGTAACTCAACAGGGTGAAGGCAATATTCGGGGAACAACGGTCAAAAAAGATGCTGAGGATAACCTCTACATTGGTAAAGCGATCTATACAACCTGTAATCTGGCGGTTCCGCACTTTCATATCAATGCCAGTAAACTCAAGGTTATCCACAACAAGCAGGTGGTGGCAGGGCCTTTCAATTTGGTTATCAATCAGATTCCGCTGCCCATCGGATTGCCATTCGGTTTTTTCCCATTTCCCAAACGCAAAGAGATCGGTGTGTCGGGGCTCATTGTTCCTCAATACGGTGAAGAACCCAACGGACGTGGATTTTACTTACGCGACGGCGGTTATTATTGGGCTGTCAGCGAAAACCTGGGGTTGCAATTCAAAGGACAGATTTATTCACGCGGAAGCTGGGGGCTGGGCGTATCGTCGGCCTACAATAAACGCTATCGATTCAGCGGCAGTGTGAACCTGCAATTCAATCGCAACCGCTCCGGCGACCGGGTCGATACGACGCAAAGCCCACGCAACGACTTTTCCTTTACCTGGTCACACTCACCGGTACCACGCGGACGGGGAAGCTTCTCGGCCAACGTTAACGTCAGCAGTAACAGCTACAACCAGTTCAACTCCTACAATACGCAATCGTATATCTCCAACGTAGCCGGTTCGTCGGTTCAGTATAGCCGTAGTTTTGGGCAGTATGCACGAGCAGGTGCCAACATACGGGTAAACCAGCAGTTTGGGCAGGTAAACCAGCAAACGGGCGTTCGGGAAAATGGAAAGACCGATGTCTCGTCCAGCTTCAATTTTGGTATCAATCAAATCTCGCCATTTGCGCTGAAAGGCGGTTCAGGTCGTTGGTACGAAAGCTTCCGGGTAGGCCTGGATGTAAGTGGATCGATTGGCGTAAGCAATACCATTCGTCGGCAGATCGACACAACAGGTTTGGGCTTCCCCGTTGTTACAAATCTGACTACGATTAGTACAGTACAGCGCATTCAGGATAGTATCACACGGGCAAACAACCTTCGCTTAGGCATTGTTACGGCCGACCCGAACCTGATTGCTTTCAGCCTCCCCAACCTGGACCGGATCTGGCGGAATCGAACGCTACAGGCTCAGTATAGTATCCCCATTTCACTTCCCAACGTAAAGCTGTTGCGGTACATCAACCTGACACCAGGTTTCTCGCTGCAAGGGAACATCTATACCAAGAAACTAAAACTGGATCCAGGGTACAATGCCACCCATAACGATGTGAAAATTGATACTGTACCGGGCTTTTTTCCGTCCTATAATTTCTCTATCAATGCTAGTATGAACACGCGCTTCTACGGAACGTTTTTTATCCGTGGCAAACGTGTTGAGGCAATACGACATACCGTAGCGCCTTCTATTTCGTTTAGTTATGTACCTGACTTTACCAACCCGAAGTATGGGCAGTTTTTCGTTCTGGAAGCTCGCGGAGCGCTGGCAAATTTGCCGCTCTACCGAAGAACCATTTCAGTTTTCCGGGGTATCGATGGTGGAAGTACCAGTGCTTCCAGTACGCAATCGGCCTTCATTAACTTCGGCATTGTGAACCAGTTGGAAATGAAAGTTCGTACACGCAGTGATTCGTCGGGGCAAGACTTTAAGAAGATTCCGATTTTCGATAACCTAAGTATCAACGGCAGTTATAACCTCCTGGCTCCCGACTATAAGCTATCGCCTATTGCCGTTAGTGCCAACACGCAGATTTTCAAAAACATCAGCTTCAACTTTTCATCAACTTTCGATCCGTACGCCTATCGAGCCTACGGTGGCACAGCAGCTTATTATTTTGCCACTACGACCAGTCCAATAACTCCCCTCTCGTATTCGCCTTCGCTCCAATCGTTGCAGGAGCCGTATGTCGATCAGCAATACACTCGCGTTCCGAACCTATACGCATTTCAGGCTGGGCAGGGTCTACTGCGGCTTACAAACTTACAGGCATACGTGAGTGCCCGCTTTGCTCCGAAGCAGGCAGATAAACCGAAATCCAGCCCGAATGCGTCGGAAGCAACCCTCAAAGCGATTAATAACAACCCCGAACTGTACGTCGATTTCAACATCCCCTGGTCGATGAACGTGAGTTATACCTTCGGTCTGACCAAGTTAACCCCGCAACTCTCGCAGGTGGTACAGGCACTCACTTTAACCGGTGACCTGAGCCTGACGCCAAAATGGAAAATTACTATCCAGACAGGATATGACTTCCAGTTCCACAGCCCAACCCTGACGACTATTGGTATCAACCGCGACCTGCACTGCTGGGAAATGGCGTTTAACTGGACGCCCTATTCGGGAAATAACTTCCGATCGGGCAACTATTCGTTCGACCTGCGGGCACGATCGTCCATTCTCCAGGAGTTAAAATTAAGCCGTCGTCGGAGCTTCTATGACAATGGAGGTTTCTATGGTCGGTAA
- the gldG gene encoding gliding motility-associated ABC transporter substrate-binding protein GldG — MHSALLRTLLIIAALLAVNILSAFVFFRIDLTQEKRFTLSEATQNLLANLPDDVHVDVYLTGDLPPGFKRLENAVRETLDGFQAEAAKTVTYRFINPDDITAPDAKNKLIDKLQQKGLLPTNLFDNEGGKRTEKLIFPGAIVSYKGQEVAVQLLKGNKTASPQEQLNQSYEGVEFQLASAIRKLSQTKENRKRVGLVFGHTQVPPSRFSDLLASVQENYDLFFVDMTKPGPVENVDLLLVTKPDKAFSDDEIFKLDQFVVKGGRALFFVDGQRVDSVSNEGTYAQPLSLNLDDLFFRWGIRMNRDVVKDMYCAPIPFNVGNMGDKPNIQLVPWRFYPMLNNFGISNNPIVRNLDAVLGRFVSTIDTVRSAGIQKTPLLLTSEYTKLLKTPALISYNEARQQPDPATYTDGPQIVGCLLEGNFQSLYANRILPGDPRAAGFKAEGIASRILVCSDGDLIVNDVDYKRQTPYPLGFDRYTRTTFANKDFALNAIDYLIDPNGVIAARNRVVTLRPLDKIRVDSTRTGWQALNLLGPLALLSLVGVVWQFIRRRSYGQ; from the coding sequence ATGCACTCTGCACTCTTACGTACGCTTCTTATAATTGCTGCTCTACTCGCCGTTAATATTCTTTCGGCGTTTGTGTTTTTTCGAATCGATCTGACGCAGGAAAAACGCTTTACCCTTTCCGAGGCTACTCAAAATCTGCTGGCGAACCTACCCGATGATGTCCATGTCGATGTATACCTTACGGGCGATTTGCCGCCAGGTTTTAAACGACTCGAGAATGCCGTTCGGGAAACATTGGATGGTTTTCAGGCAGAAGCGGCTAAAACGGTTACGTATCGGTTTATTAACCCCGACGACATTACAGCCCCCGATGCCAAAAATAAACTGATTGACAAGCTCCAGCAAAAGGGCCTTCTCCCCACGAATTTGTTTGACAATGAAGGTGGAAAGCGTACCGAAAAGCTGATCTTTCCCGGTGCTATTGTTTCCTACAAAGGTCAGGAAGTTGCTGTTCAGCTCCTGAAAGGAAATAAAACAGCTTCACCGCAGGAACAACTGAACCAATCGTATGAAGGCGTCGAATTTCAGTTGGCATCCGCCATTCGGAAGCTAAGCCAGACCAAAGAAAATCGAAAACGAGTTGGTCTGGTATTTGGGCATACGCAGGTGCCTCCCTCTCGCTTCTCAGACCTGCTGGCTTCTGTGCAGGAAAATTACGATCTGTTTTTTGTCGATATGACTAAACCGGGGCCAGTCGAGAATGTCGATCTCCTGTTGGTTACAAAACCTGACAAAGCGTTTTCGGACGACGAAATTTTCAAACTCGATCAGTTCGTGGTAAAGGGTGGCCGGGCCTTATTTTTTGTCGATGGGCAGCGGGTCGATAGTGTTAGCAACGAAGGTACGTATGCACAGCCGCTTAGCCTCAATCTCGATGATTTGTTCTTCCGATGGGGCATCCGAATGAATCGGGATGTTGTTAAAGATATGTATTGCGCTCCTATCCCATTCAACGTGGGTAATATGGGCGATAAACCGAATATTCAGCTAGTGCCGTGGCGATTTTATCCGATGCTTAACAACTTCGGCATCTCGAACAATCCAATTGTCCGCAATCTGGATGCTGTACTCGGTCGGTTTGTTAGTACAATTGACACGGTTCGGTCGGCAGGTATTCAGAAAACGCCTTTATTGCTGACATCGGAATATACGAAGCTACTGAAAACACCTGCTTTAATTTCATACAACGAAGCCCGTCAGCAACCTGATCCGGCAACCTACACCGACGGACCCCAGATTGTAGGCTGCCTGCTCGAGGGCAATTTCCAATCATTGTATGCCAATCGGATTTTACCCGGCGATCCACGTGCTGCGGGTTTCAAGGCGGAAGGGATAGCCTCGCGCATACTGGTTTGCTCGGATGGGGATTTAATCGTTAATGATGTCGATTATAAACGGCAAACGCCCTATCCACTCGGTTTCGACCGATATACACGTACTACATTTGCCAATAAGGATTTCGCCCTGAATGCGATTGATTATCTAATTGATCCCAACGGGGTTATTGCGGCCCGCAACCGGGTTGTTACCCTCCGCCCGCTCGACAAAATTCGGGTCGATTCAACCCGAACCGGCTGGCAGGCCCTTAACCTGTTAGGACCTTTAGCCCTTTTAAGTCTTGTAGGCGTTGTCTGGCAGTTTATACGACGACGAAGTTATGGTCAATAA
- a CDS encoding alkene reductase has product MAQKLFSEAKLGTLTLQNHVVMAPMTRSRALGNIPNDMIAEYYAQRATAGLIITEGTAPSPNGLGYARIPGIYNAEQVEGWKKVTAAVHDKGSRIFVQLMHTGRISHLANMPSGAEVVAPSAIAAAGSIWTDTEGLVPNATPREMTSEDVQSAIQEFAQAAKNAVEAGFDGIELHGANGYLIEQFLSARSNQRTDEYGGPVENRARFVLDVAAAAIAAIGADRVGVRLSPFGAAGDLMPHAEDTHDLYVYLAHKLQELGVVYIHLVDHSSQGAPAVPQETVDAIRAAFKGTLILCGNYDTERAEADLESGRADLIAFGRPFIANPDLVERLQTGAELAQFDASTFFAPGPKGFEQGFIDYPALAEAQV; this is encoded by the coding sequence ATGGCACAGAAACTGTTCTCAGAAGCTAAACTTGGTACATTAACCCTTCAGAATCACGTAGTGATGGCTCCTATGACCCGTAGCCGAGCGTTGGGAAATATTCCAAATGATATGATCGCCGAATATTATGCACAACGCGCTACGGCAGGTTTGATCATCACCGAAGGAACAGCTCCTTCGCCCAATGGGTTAGGTTATGCTCGCATACCAGGTATTTACAATGCTGAACAGGTAGAAGGGTGGAAGAAAGTAACTGCAGCGGTTCATGATAAAGGAAGCCGAATTTTTGTCCAACTGATGCACACTGGACGAATTTCGCATCTGGCTAATATGCCTTCAGGAGCTGAGGTTGTAGCCCCTTCGGCTATTGCTGCGGCCGGTAGTATCTGGACGGATACCGAAGGGCTGGTGCCAAATGCAACCCCGCGCGAAATGACCAGTGAAGATGTTCAGTCGGCCATTCAGGAGTTTGCCCAGGCAGCTAAGAATGCTGTAGAAGCAGGCTTTGATGGGATCGAACTGCATGGGGCCAATGGCTATCTGATCGAACAGTTTCTGAGCGCCCGTAGCAACCAGCGTACCGACGAATATGGAGGCCCTGTTGAAAACCGGGCTCGGTTTGTTCTCGATGTTGCAGCCGCAGCGATAGCAGCGATTGGTGCCGACCGAGTAGGGGTACGATTATCGCCTTTCGGAGCTGCCGGTGATTTGATGCCTCATGCCGAGGATACGCACGATCTGTATGTTTACCTGGCTCATAAACTACAGGAACTGGGGGTCGTGTACATACACCTGGTAGATCACTCATCTCAGGGTGCTCCAGCAGTGCCACAGGAAACGGTGGATGCTATTCGGGCGGCTTTCAAGGGAACACTGATTCTGTGTGGTAATTACGATACGGAGCGGGCCGAAGCTGATCTGGAAAGTGGTAGAGCTGATCTGATCGCTTTCGGGCGTCCATTCATTGCTAATCCTGACCTTGTCGAACGCTTGCAAACGGGTGCCGAATTGGCTCAATTTGATGCGTCAACATTTTTTGCGCCCGGTCCTAAAGGCTTCGAGCAAGGCTTTATCGATTATCCGGCGCTTGCAGAAGCACAGGTCTAA
- a CDS encoding ArsR/SmtB family transcription factor, protein MDCKFIEKATGAMADKSRLSILIELAKKETLTNAEVMELVGLSQPCVSHHIKQLIDSGLVSSSKDGRNIHLRLNKEAIQQLTIFLDGLS, encoded by the coding sequence ATGGATTGTAAATTTATTGAGAAGGCGACGGGGGCTATGGCCGACAAATCCCGACTGTCAATCCTGATCGAGCTGGCCAAAAAAGAAACGCTGACCAATGCCGAAGTAATGGAATTGGTGGGGCTTTCGCAGCCTTGCGTTTCGCATCATATTAAGCAGTTGATCGACAGCGGATTAGTGAGTTCGTCGAAAGATGGTCGTAACATACATCTCCGTTTAAACAAAGAAGCGATTCAACAATTGACGATTTTTCTGGATGGATTAAGCTAA